One genomic region from Sparus aurata chromosome 15, fSpaAur1.1, whole genome shotgun sequence encodes:
- the LOC115597160 gene encoding spectrin beta chain, non-erythrocytic 1 isoform X2: protein MEFQSATSGLPGPLSPTMDYPGPLSPSSGGPGPSLTSPGRGPSPSLSPIRGPSPNPGFSGQAAFNYNQLEGRFKQLQDEREAVQKKTFTKWVNSHLSRVSCRITDLYMDLRDGRMLIKLLEVLSGERLPKPTKGRMRIHCLENVDKALQFLKEQRVHLENMGSHDIVDGNHRLTLGLIWTIILRFQIQDISVETEDNKEKKSAKDALLLWCQMKSAGYPNVNIHNFTTSWRDGMAFNALIHKHRPDLIDFDKLKKSNAHYNLQNAFNLAEQHLGLTKLLDPEDISVDHPDEKSIITYVVTYYHYFSKMKALKVEGKRIGKVLDNAIETEKMIEKYESLASDLLEWIEQTIIILNNRKFANSLVGVQQQLQAFNTYRTVEKPPKFTEKGNLEVLLFTIQSKMRANNQKVYTPREGKLISDINKAWERLEKAEHERELALRTELIRQEKLEQLARRFDRKAAMRETWLSENQRLVSQDNFGFDLQAVEAATKKHEAIETDIAAYEERVQAVVSVAKELEAESYHDIKRITARKDNVIRLWEYLLELLKARRHRLEMNLGLQRVFQEMLYIMDWMDEMKMLLLSQDYGKHLLGVEDLLQKHALVEADISIQADRVRNVNRNAQKFADDMEGYKPCDPQIIRDRVAHMDFCYQELSQLAAERRARLEESRRLWKFFWEMAEEEGWIREKEQILSSEDYGKDLTGALRLLSQHKAFEDEMSGRAGHLQQTIKQGDELVANNHFGADKIKERIQDIQEQWAALERLSAVRKARLQEACNQHQFQADADDIDTWMLDVLRIVSSVDVGHDEFSTQALVKKHKDVAEEIGSYRPVIEALHEQSRTLPPEKANSEEVQNRLAGIEERYKEVVELTRLRKQALQDALSLYKMFSEANACEVWIDEKEQWLNSTEIPEKLEDLEVVQHRFESLEPEMNSQASRVAVVNQVARQLIHNGHPSEKEIKSQQDKLNTRWSQFRDLVDQKKDSLNSALGVQNYHLECNETKSWIKEKTKVIESTQELGNDLAGVMALQRKLTGMERDLAAIEDKLGDLGKEADRLASEHTEQSDAIKGRLAEITGVWDEMKDTMKNREESLGEASKLQQFLRELDDFQSWLSRTQTAIASEDMPNTLTEAEKLLAQHEGIKNEIRNYEEDYQKMRDMGEMVTQDQTDAQYMFLRQRLQALDTGWNELHKMWENRQNLLSQSHAYQLFLRDTKQAEAFLNNQEYVLAHTEMPTTLEGAEAAIKKQEDFMTTMDANEEKINAVVDTGRRLVTDGNISAERIQEKVDSIDERHKKNRAAASDLLTRLKDNRDLQKFLQDCQELSLWINEKMLTAQDMSYDEARNLHSKWLKHQAFMAELQSNKEWLDKIDTEGKALMAEKPETEAMVKEKLASLKTMWEDLESTTQTKAKCLFDANKAELFTQSCADLDKWMAGLDGQLQSDDYGKDLTSVNILLKKQQILESQVEVRQKEVEELQSQSQALSQEGKGSEEVDGQRISVEKKFHCLQEPLKKRRDHLMASREIHQFNRDVEDEILWVEERMALATSTDHGHNLQTVQLLIKKNQTLQKEIQGHQPRFDDIFERSQHVLREDSPTAEAIRQRLAELQSLWEQIKKETEKRHSRLSEAHEAQQYYFDAAEAEAWMSEQELYMMSEEKAKDEQSSVAMLKKHQILEQAVEDYADTVHQLSSTSRGLVAAEHPDSERIGMRQSQVDKLYAGLKDLSEERRGKLDERLRLFQLNREVDDLEQWIAEREVVAGSHELGQDYEHVTMLQERFREFARDTGNIGQERVDGVNRQADELINSGHGDAATIAEWKDGLNEAWADLLELIDTRTQILSASYELHKFYHDAKEILNRILDKHKKLPEELGRDQNTVETLQRMHTTFEHDIQALGTQVRQLQEDAVRLQSAYAGDKADDIQKREGEVLEAWKNLLEAAEGRRVKLVDTGDKFRFFSMVRDLMLWMEDVIRLIEAQENPRDVSSVELLMNNHQGIKAEIDARNDSFTACIELGKTLLARKHYASEEIKEKLLQLTDKRKDMIDKWEDRWEWLRLVLEVHQFSRDAGVAEAWLLGQEPYLSSREIGLNVDEVEKLIKRHEAFEKSAATWEERFAALERLTTMELLEVRRAQEEEEKKRQPPAAEAEPGDAAAQQREGEPVSQNGLPSDQESPRDNVEGGEQVNGVSEPSPAGSPGASRKGKASQAATLPAKTQPDAPTSQLEGFLHRKHEWEGHNKKASSRSWHNVYCVINQQEMGFYKDQKSASQGIPYHSEIPVSLKDAVCEVALDYKKKKHVFKLKITDGNEYLFQAKDDEEMNTWISAISAAMSGDKVEVTPSSHSTPAPAARAQTLPASVASATAESSPGKREKDKEKRFSLFSKKK from the exons ccCAAACCCACGAAGGGCCGGATGAGGATCCACTGCCTGGAGAACGTGGACAAGGCTCTGCAGTTCCTGAAGGAGCAGCGGGTCCACCTGGAGAACATGGGCTCCCACGACATCGTGGACGGGAACCACCGCCTCACCCTGGGCCTCATCTGGACCATCATCCTCCGCTTCCAG ATCCAGGACATCAGCGTGGAGACGGAGGACAACAAGGAGAAGAAGTCGGCTAAAGACgctctgctgctctggtgtCAGATGAAGTCAGCAGG ATATCCAAACGTCAACATCCACAACTTCACCACCAGCTGGAGAGACGGGATGGCCTTCAACGCCCTCATCCACAAACACAG ACCGGACCTGATCGACTTTGATAAGCTGAAGAAATCAAACGCTCACTACAACCTGCAGAATGCCTTCAACCTGGCCGAGCAGCACCTGGGCCTCACCAAGCTGCTGGACCCCGAGG acATCAGCGTGGACCACCCTGACGAGAAGTCCATCATCACCTACGTGGTCACCTACTACCACTACTTCTCCAAGATGAAGGCTCTGAAGGTGGAGGGGAAGAGAATCGGCAAG GTTCTGGACAACGCCATCGAGACGGAGAAGATGATCGAGAAGTACGAGTCTCTGGCCTCGGACCTGCTGGAGTGGATCGAACAGAccatcatcatcctcaacaACAGGAAGTTCGCCAACTCTCTGGTGGgagtccagcagcagctgcaggcctTCAACACGTACCGGACCGTGGAGAAACCACCCAA GTTCACAGAGAAAGGAAACCTGGAGGTTCTCCTGTTCACCATCCAGAGTAAGATGAGAGCCAACAACCAGAAAGTTTACACTCCCCGAGAGGGAAAACTCATCTCTGACATCAACAAG GCGTGGGAGCGTCTGGAGAAGGCGGAGCACGAGCGCGAGCTGGCTCTGAGGACGGAGCTGATTCGTCAGGAGAAACTGGAGCAGCTCGCCCGACGCTTCGACCGCAAAGCCGCCATGAGGGAGACGTGGCTGAGCGAGAACCAGAGGCTGGTCTCCCAG gataACTTTGGATTCGACCTCCAGGCCGTTGAAGCAGCCACTAAGAAACATGAAGCCATAGAAACAGACATCGCAGCGTACGAGGAGCGAGTTCAG GCGGTGGTTTCCGTGGCGAAGGAGCTGGAGGCGGAGAGTTACCATGACATCAAACGCATCACGGCCAGGAAGGACAACGTGATCCGGCTGTGGGAGTacctgctggagctgctgaaggCCCGCAGGCACCGGCTGGAGATGAACCTGGGCCTGCAGAGAGTCTTCCAGGAGATGCTCTACATCATGGACTGGATGGACGAGATGAAG atgctgctgctctctcAGGATTATGGGAAACACCTGCTGGGTGTGGAGGACCTGCTGCAGAAACACGCTCTGGTGGAGGCCGACATCAGCATCCAGGCCGACCGAGTCCGGAACGTCAACCGCAACGCTCAGAAGTTCGCCGACGACATGGAGG gttaTAAACCCTGCGACCCTCAGATCATCCGCGACCGCGTCGCTCACATGGACTTCTGCTACCAGGAGCTGAGCCAGCTGGCGGCTGAGCGGCGAGCTCGCCTCGAGGAGTCCCGACGCCTCTGGAAGTTCTTCTGGGAGATGGCAGAAGAG GAGGGCTGGATCAGGGAGAAGGAGCAGATCCTCTCCTCCGAGGATTATGGGAAGGATCTGACGGGAGCGCTGCGACTGCTGAGTCAGCACAAAGCCTTCGAAGACGAGATGAGCGGGCGAGCCGGTCACCTGCAGCAGACCATCAAACAGGGCGACGAGCTGGTCGCCAACAACCACTTCGGAGCCGATAAGATCAAAGAACGCATCCAGGACATCCAG GAGCAGTGGGCGGCTCTGGAGCGTCTCTCTGCGGTCCGTAAAGCTCGTCTGCAGGAGGCCTGCAACCAGCACCAGTTCCAG GCCGACGCCGACGACATCGACACGTGGATGCTGGACGTGCTGCGGATCGTCTCCAGCGTGGACGTCGGCCACGATGAGTTCTCCACTCAGGCTCTGGTGAAGAAGCACAAGGACGTGGCCGAGGAGATCGGCAGCTACCGGCCCGTCATCGAGGCGCTGCACGAACAGTCCCGCACGCTGCCGCCCGAGAAGGCCAACTCTGAGGAG GTCCAGAACCGGCTCGCGGGCATCGAGGAGCGCTACAAGGAGGTGGTGGAGCTGACCCGGCTCAGGAAGCAGGCGCTGCAGGACGCTCTGTCGCTCTACAAGATGTTCAGCGAAGCCAACGCCTGCGAGGTTTGGATCGACGAGAAGGAGCAGTGGCTCAACAGCACCGAGATCCCCGAGAAACTGGAGGACCTGGAGGTGGTCCAGCACCG gTTTGAGAGTCTGGAGCCGGAGATGAACAGCCAGGCGTCGCGGGTCGCCGTGGTGAACCAGGTCGCCCGGCAGCTGATCCACAACGGACATCCCAGCGAGAAGGAGATCAAATCCCAGCAGGACAAACTCAACACCAG GTGGAGTCAGTTCAGAGACCTGGTGGACCAGAAGAAAGACAGCCTGAACTCGGCTCTGGGAGTCCAGAACTACCACCTGGAGTGTAACGAGACCAAGTCCTGGATCAAAGAGAAGACCAAG GTGATTGAGTCGACTCAGGAGCTGGGGAACGACCTGGCCGGCGTCATGGCCCTGCAGAGGAAGCTGACGGGGATGGAGCGCGACCTGGCCGCCATCGAAGACAAGCTGGGCGACCTGGGCAAGGAGGCGGACCGCCTGGCCTCCGAACACACGGAGCAGTCCGACGCCATCAAGGGACGTCTGGCTGAGATCACCGGCGTCTGGGACGAGATGAAG GACACCATGAAGAACCGGGAGGAGTCGCTGGGCGAGGCCAGCAAGCTGCAGCAGTTCCTGCGCGAACTGGACGACTTCCAGTCGTGGCTGTCGCGGACGCAGACGGCCATCGCCTCCGAGGACATGCCCAACACGCTGACCGAGGCCGAGAAGCTGCTGGCCCAGCACGAGGGCATCAAGAACGAGATCCGCAACTACGAGGAGGACTACCAGAAGATGCGGGACATGGGCGAGATGGTGACGCAGGACCAGACGGACGCGCAGTACATGTTCCTGCGACAGCGGCTGCAGGCGCTCGACACCGGCTGGAACGAGCTGCACAAGATGTGGGAGAACCGGCAGAACCTGCTGTCCCAGTCCCACGCTTACCAGCTGTTCCTCAGGGACACCAAGCAGGCCGAGGCCTTCCTCAACAACCAG gagtACGTCCTGGCTCACACTGAGATGCCCACCACTCTGGAGGGCGCCGAGGCCGCCATCAAGAAGCAGGAGGACTTCATGACCACCATGGACGCTAACGAGGAGAAGATCAACGCTGTGGTCGACACCGGCCGGCGCCTCGTTACCGACGGCAACATCAGCGCCGAGCGTATCCAGGAGAAGGTGGACTCCATCGACGAGAG ACACAAGAAGAACCGAGCGGCTGCCAGCGACCTGCTGACGAGGCTGAAGGACAACAGAGACCTGCAGAAGTTCCTGCAGGACTGTCAGGAg CTGTCCCTGTGGatcaatgagaagatgctgacaGCTCAGGACATGTCGTACGACGAGGCCAGAAACCTGCACAGCAAGTGGCTCAAACATCAGGCCTTCATGGCCGAGCTGCAGTCCAACAAGGAGTGGCTGGACAAGATCGACACG GAGGGGAAGGCGCTGATGGCAGAGAAGCCAGAGACGGAGGCGATGGTCAAAGAGAAGCTGGCGTCCCTGAAGACGATGTGGGAGGACCTGGAGTCGACCACGCAGACCAAGGCCAAGTGTCTGTTCGACGCCAACAAGGCGGAGCTGTTCACTCAGAGCTGCGCCGACCTCGACAAGTGGATGGCCGGCCTGGACGGTCAGCTGCAGTCCGACGACTACGGCAAAGACCTGACCTCCGTCAACATCCTGCTCAAGAAACAGCAG ATCCTGGAGAGCCAGGTGGAGGTGCGtcagaaggaggtggaggagctgcagagccaGTCTCAGGCCCTCAGTCAGGAGGGGAAAGGCTCCGAGGAGGTGGACGGACAGAGGATCAGCGTGGAGAAGAAGTTCCACTGCCTGCAGGAGCCACTGAAGAAGAGACGGGACCACCTGATGGCCTCCCGCGAGATCCACCAGTTCAACCGGGACGTGGAGGACGAGATC ctgtgggtggaggagaggatggcTCTGGCCACATCAACCGACCACGGACACAACCTCCAGACTGTACAGCTGCTCATCAAGAAGaaccag ACTCTGCAGAAGGAGATTCAGGGTCATCAGCCGCGATTCGACGACATCTTCGAGCGCAGCCAGCACGTCCTGCGGGAGGACAGCCCGACGGCCGAGGCCATCCGCCAGCGGCTCGCCGAGCTGCAGTCGCTGTGGGAGCAGATCAAGAAGGAGACGGAGAAGCGTCACAGCCGGCTGAGCGAGGCCCACGAGGCCCAGCAGTACTACTTCGACGCCGCCGAGGCCGAAGCCTGGATGAGCGAACAGGAGCTCTACATGATGTCAGAGGAGAAGGCCAAG GACGAGCAGAGTTCAGTGGCCATGCTGAAGAAGCATCAGATCCTGGAgcaggcggtggaggattacgcCGACACCGTCCACCAGCTGTCCAGCACCAGCCGAGGCCTGGTGGCCGCCGAACACCCCGACAG CGAGCGTATCGGGATGCGTCAGTCTCAGGTGGATAAGCTCTACGCCGGCCTCAAGGATTTGTCAGAGGAGCGTCGGGGGAAGCTGGACGAGCGTCTCCGTCTTTTCCAGCTCAACCGGGAGGTGGATGATCTGGAGCAGTGGATCGCTGAGAGGGAGGTGGTGGCCGGATCCCACGAGCTGGGGCAGGACTACGAACACGTCACC ATGCTGCAGGAGCGTTTCAGGGAATTCGCCCGTGACACCGGGAACATCGGCCAGGAACGCGTGGACGGCGTCAACCGCCAGGCGGACGAGCTGATCAACAGCGGCCACGGCGACGCCGCCACCATCGCCGAGTGGAAGGACGGCCTGAACGAGGCCTGGGCCGACCTGCTGGAGCTCATCGACACCCGAACACAGATCCTCTCCGCCTCCTACGAGCTGCACAAGTTCTACCACGACGCCAAGGAGATCCTCAACCGCATCCTGGACAAACACAAGAAGCTCCCGGAGGAGCTGGGCCGGGACCAGAACACAGTGGAGACGCTGCAGAGGATGCACACCACCTTCGAACACGACATTCAGGCTCTGGGAACTCAG GTGCGGCAGCTTCAGGAGGACGCGGTCCGCCTGCAGTCGGCCTACGCTGGAGACAAAGCTGACGACATtcagaagagagaaggagag GTTCTGGAGGCCTGGAAGAACCTGCTGGAGGCGGCGGAGGGCCGCCGGGTGAAGCTGGTCGACACCGGAGACAAGTTCCGCTTCTTCAGCATGGTGCGCGACCTGATGCTGTGGATGGAGGACGTCATCCGTCTGATCGAGGCCCAGGAGAACCCCAG GGACGTGTCATCGGTGGAGCTGCTGATGAACAACCATCAGGGCATCAAGGCGGAGATCGACGCCCGCAACGACAGCTTCACCGCCTGCATCGAGCTGGGAAAGACTCTGCTGGCCAGGAAGCACTACGCTTCAGAGGAG atTAAAGAGAAGTTGCTGCAGTTGACAGACAAGAGGAAAGACATGATTGACAAGTGGGAGGACAGATGGGAGTGGCTGAGACTGG tcctGGAGGTGCACCAGTTCTCCCGGGACGCAGGTGTGGCCGAGGCGTGGCTGCTGGGTCAGGAGCCGTACCTGTCCAGCAGGGAGATCGGCCTGAACGTGGACGAGGTGGAGAAACTCATCAAACGCCACGAGGCCTTCGAGAAGTCGGCCGCCACCTGGGAGGAACGCTTCGCCGCTCTGGAGAGGCTGACCACG aTGGAATTACTGGAAGTGAGAAGAGcgcaagaggaagaagagaagaagagacaaccTCCGGCCGCTGAGGCCGAGCCGGGCGACGCTGCCGCTCAGCAGAG ggagGGTGAGCCGGTGTCTCAGAACGGGCTGCCGTCCGATCAGGAGTCTCCCAGG GATAATGTTGAAGGAGGCGAGCAGGTGAACGGGGTGTCGGAGCCCAGTCCAGCCGGGTCTCCCGGGGCGTCTCGCAAGGGCAAGGCCAGCCAGGCGGCGACGCTGCCAGCCAAGACCCAACCAGACGCCCCGACGTCCCAGCTGGAGGGCTTCCTGCACCGCAAGCACGAGTGGGAGGGGCATAACAAGAAGGCTTCAAGCAG GTCGTGGCACAACGTGTACTGTGTGATCAATCAGCAGGAGATGGGATTCTATAAGGATCAGAAGAGCGCCAGTCAGGGAATCCCCTACCACAGCGAGATCCCAGTGAGCCTGAAGGACGCCGTCTGCGAGGTGGCGCTGGactacaagaagaagaaacacgtCTTCAAACTCAA GATTACTGACGGGAACGAGTATTTGTTCCAAGCCAAAGACGAC GAGGAGATGAACACGTGGATCTCGGCCATCTCCGCCGCCATGTCGGGTGACAAGGTGGAGGTCACCCCCAGCAGCCATAGCACGCCCGCCCCCGCCGCACGCGCTCAGACGCTGCCGGCCTCCGTGGCTTCAGCGACGGCCGAGTCCAGCCCGGGCAAACGAGAGAAGGACAAGGAGAAACGCTTCAGTCTGTTCAGCAAGAAGAAATAG